Proteins co-encoded in one Aminivibrio sp. genomic window:
- a CDS encoding HypC/HybG/HupF family hydrogenase formation chaperone has product MCLAVPHTIEKILGENRALAAAGAVRTEIRTDLVDDVVPGDTVLVHAGFAIEKLSPEDSEELKDLWDELRALAGEPYAH; this is encoded by the coding sequence ATGTGTCTTGCCGTTCCCCACACCATCGAAAAAATTCTCGGAGAGAACCGGGCCCTTGCCGCCGCAGGCGCCGTCCGGACAGAAATCCGCACCGATCTCGTGGATGATGTCGTTCCGGGCGATACGGTCCTCGTTCACGCCGGATTCGCCATAGAAAAGCTCTCCCCGGAGGACTCGGAAGAACTGAAGGACCTCTGGGACGAACTGCGGGCCCTCGCGGGAGAACCCTATGCCCATTGA
- the hypD gene encoding hydrogenase formation protein HypD: protein MPIDAPSAAELLGKLSRTPLSVMEVCGTHTVSVFRSGIRSVLPPTLRLVSGPGCPVCVTDQGEIEAAISLLDRGAVVAAYGDMFKVPCDGGSLASKRSRGLDARVVTSAMEVLTLAEEYRSREVVFLGVGFETTAPSTAALVAEAARRGTSNLSVLSFHKRTPPAVELLAADPDLRLSGFLLPGHVCVILGHDPFRFLPEKYGLPGVIAGFEPEQILLGLAEIVRQHEQGTPALRSVYGKAVKKGGNPKALGLLEEVFEHRDATWRGIGTIPDSGLALRKTYESFDAEKRFGITLLPGTPPAGCRCGDVLTGKITPPECPLFRSACTPVSPAGPCMVSGEGTCGAYFRYFKGDKS, encoded by the coding sequence ATGCCCATTGACGCCCCTTCCGCCGCAGAGCTGCTGGGCAAGCTCTCCAGGACACCCCTTTCGGTGATGGAAGTCTGCGGAACCCATACGGTTTCCGTCTTCCGATCCGGGATCAGGTCCGTTCTTCCTCCAACGCTTCGGCTGGTTTCCGGGCCGGGATGTCCGGTGTGCGTCACCGACCAGGGGGAGATCGAAGCCGCCATCTCTCTTCTGGACCGGGGGGCCGTGGTGGCCGCCTACGGCGACATGTTCAAGGTTCCCTGCGATGGAGGCTCTCTTGCGTCGAAGCGGTCCAGGGGACTTGACGCCAGGGTGGTCACAAGCGCCATGGAAGTACTGACCCTCGCCGAAGAGTACAGGTCCCGGGAAGTGGTCTTCCTCGGCGTCGGCTTCGAAACCACCGCCCCGTCCACGGCTGCCCTCGTGGCGGAGGCGGCCCGGAGAGGCACCTCCAATCTCTCGGTGCTCTCGTTTCACAAGCGGACCCCGCCGGCAGTGGAGCTTCTTGCCGCCGACCCGGACCTGCGGCTCTCGGGATTTCTTCTGCCCGGCCACGTGTGCGTCATCCTTGGGCACGATCCCTTCCGTTTTCTGCCCGAAAAGTACGGACTTCCCGGGGTGATTGCGGGTTTCGAGCCGGAGCAGATTCTTCTTGGCCTTGCGGAAATCGTGAGACAGCACGAGCAGGGCACTCCCGCCCTCCGCTCGGTATATGGGAAAGCCGTGAAAAAGGGAGGAAACCCGAAGGCCCTCGGACTGCTCGAAGAGGTCTTCGAACACCGGGACGCCACCTGGAGGGGGATAGGCACCATTCCGGACTCCGGACTGGCCCTGAGAAAGACGTACGAATCCTTCGACGCGGAAAAGCGGTTCGGCATTACTCTCCTGCCGGGAACGCCGCCGGCAGGCTGCCGCTGCGGCGATGTGCTGACTGGAAAGATCACCCCGCCGGAATGCCCCCTGTTCCGCTCGGCATGCACCCCCGTGTCACCCGCCGGCCCCTGCATGGTGTCCGGCGAGGGGACCTGCGGTGCCTATTTCCGGTATTTCAAAGGAGACAAGTCATGA
- the hypE gene encoding hydrogenase expression/formation protein HypE, with translation MNDTTITLGHGSGGRQSAELVSRLLESFRKRGIGPEMEDAALLPGGYAMTMDGFTVSPRRFPGGDIGHLCVCGCANDLAVRGASPDFLGISLVLEEGISQEEVASCMESAASTCATLGMTLAAGDTKVVPSGAVEGMVITGCAFGQIRTPRTLSMAGILEGDTLLVTTSVGRHGAAIASARFNLPVEGLLSDCAPLWPALSPLLHLEGLRCMRDCTRGGLGTVLCEWAEATGLHFSLDENSIPVSFQVQSLCDVLGFDPLYMACEGCAALAVAPSDAEEALRILRQSPLCADAAVIGRVSSAEPKGMVSMKTSIGGERLVDMPWGEILPRIC, from the coding sequence ATGAACGACACAACAATCACCCTGGGGCACGGAAGCGGCGGGCGACAGAGCGCGGAGCTCGTCTCCCGCCTGCTCGAGTCCTTCCGCAAACGGGGCATCGGCCCGGAGATGGAGGATGCGGCCCTTCTTCCCGGAGGCTACGCCATGACGATGGACGGCTTTACCGTGTCGCCCCGCAGATTTCCGGGCGGCGACATCGGTCACCTGTGCGTCTGCGGCTGCGCCAACGATCTGGCCGTCCGGGGCGCGAGCCCGGATTTTCTCGGCATCAGCCTCGTCCTCGAGGAGGGGATTTCCCAGGAAGAGGTCGCCTCCTGCATGGAGAGCGCCGCCTCGACCTGCGCCACCCTCGGCATGACCCTCGCCGCCGGGGACACCAAGGTGGTCCCCTCCGGGGCGGTGGAAGGAATGGTCATCACGGGCTGCGCCTTCGGGCAGATCAGGACGCCCCGGACGCTCTCCATGGCCGGCATCCTGGAGGGGGACACTCTTCTCGTCACCACGTCCGTCGGACGGCACGGAGCGGCCATCGCGTCCGCCCGGTTCAACCTTCCCGTGGAGGGTCTGCTGAGCGACTGCGCTCCCCTGTGGCCCGCCCTGAGTCCCCTTCTGCACCTCGAAGGGCTCCGCTGCATGAGGGACTGCACCAGGGGCGGCCTGGGAACGGTGCTCTGCGAGTGGGCTGAGGCCACGGGGCTCCATTTCTCCCTTGACGAGAATTCCATTCCGGTGAGCTTCCAGGTTCAGTCCCTGTGCGATGTTCTCGGCTTCGACCCCCTCTACATGGCGTGCGAAGGATGCGCCGCCCTTGCGGTGGCTCCTTCCGACGCTGAAGAGGCCCTGCGGATCCTCAGGCAGTCGCCTCTCTGCGCGGACGCCGCCGTCATCGGTCGTGTCTCCTCCGCCGAGCCGAAGGGGATGGTCTCCATGAAGACCTCCATCGGGGGCGAACGGCTGGTGGACATGCCCTGGGGGGAGATTCTTCCCAGGATCTGCTGA
- a CDS encoding TIGR00282 family metallophosphoesterase yields the protein MKILFIGDIMGSPGRKAVAAVLPLLRERCGGFDFVLANCENAAAGKGITRKIADELFGLGIDGMTSGNHIWDRPEGVAVLEAEPRIIRPANYPDECPGQGMTVLEKNGRRLAIANLQGRVFMPPIDCPFRKADVLLTAAGEVPFFLDFHAEATSEKKALAHYLDGRAAVVIGTHTHVQTADEEILPGGTACITDAGMTGGHRSSIGMKMEGVLPKFLTGMPSRFEVSGEGLALNGVTVTLDDETGLAVDILRINEKLSH from the coding sequence ATGAAGATACTCTTCATCGGGGACATCATGGGAAGTCCCGGGCGCAAGGCTGTCGCCGCGGTACTTCCCCTCCTCCGGGAGCGGTGCGGCGGTTTCGACTTCGTTCTCGCCAACTGCGAGAACGCCGCCGCCGGGAAAGGAATCACCAGGAAAATCGCCGACGAACTCTTCGGCCTCGGGATCGACGGCATGACCTCGGGGAACCACATATGGGACAGACCGGAAGGGGTTGCCGTCCTGGAGGCGGAACCCCGGATCATCCGTCCGGCGAACTACCCGGACGAATGTCCGGGACAGGGAATGACGGTGCTGGAGAAAAACGGCAGGCGTCTCGCCATAGCCAATCTCCAGGGAAGGGTTTTCATGCCCCCCATCGACTGTCCCTTCCGGAAGGCGGACGTTCTTCTCACCGCTGCGGGAGAGGTTCCCTTTTTCCTCGATTTCCACGCGGAGGCCACATCGGAAAAGAAGGCGCTGGCCCATTACCTCGACGGCCGGGCCGCGGTGGTGATCGGAACCCATACCCATGTACAGACCGCCGACGAGGAAATACTTCCCGGCGGCACGGCCTGCATCACCGATGCCGGGATGACCGGAGGACACAGAAGTTCCATCGGAATGAAGATGGAGGGAGTGCTTCCCAAGTTTCTTACCGGCATGCCTTCCAGGTTCGAAGTCTCGGGAGAAGGGCTCGCCCTGAACGGGGTGACCGTCACCCTGGACGACGAGACGGGGCTGGCCGTGGACATTCTCAGAATCAACGAAAAACTTTCCCACTGA
- the rny gene encoding ribonuclease Y, which translates to MNFLTAMVAIVVGIAAGTGAGFLLSKTLGARNLESAKAQARNILKEAQAAAEQSKREKLTEAKEEIFRLRQEIEKEGKERRNELQRAERRLEQKEENLDRKLDRVAHREEELKGRQDELEARLLEVEETKRKQVERLEEIAGMTREIARDLLLKQTEEDAQHILGLRLKELEEKAKREAERKAREIIVTAVQRCAVEHTSEAAVSVVHLPSDEMKGRIIGREGRNIRTFETLAGVDLIVDDTPEAVTLSSFDPVRREIARLSLERLVTDGRIHPARIEELIEKATKDVEEQVVEAGESALLETGIKNMHSELIHTLGQLKFRFSYGQNALQHSLEVAYISGMIAAELGIDEEIARRAGLLHDLGKAVDHQIEGPHALIGADLARRYNETPEIVNAIASHHEDQEAKSIYDVIVAAADAVSASRPGARRESLDAYVKRLEKLEELAKSFNGVSKAYAIQAGREIRVVVSPNISDDGVVHKIAFDIARKIEEEMKYPGQIKVTVTRETRATDYAK; encoded by the coding sequence ATGAATTTTTTGACAGCAATGGTCGCAATTGTCGTGGGAATAGCCGCCGGAACAGGGGCGGGATTCCTTCTTTCCAAGACCCTCGGGGCCCGGAACCTTGAAAGCGCAAAGGCTCAGGCCAGGAATATCCTGAAAGAGGCCCAGGCGGCGGCGGAGCAGAGCAAGCGGGAAAAGCTCACCGAGGCCAAGGAAGAGATCTTCAGGCTCCGGCAGGAGATCGAGAAGGAAGGCAAGGAACGCCGCAACGAACTCCAGAGGGCCGAACGCCGGCTGGAACAGAAGGAGGAAAACCTTGACCGCAAGCTCGACCGGGTGGCCCACCGGGAGGAAGAGCTCAAGGGAAGGCAGGATGAGCTGGAAGCCCGCCTGCTCGAAGTCGAGGAGACGAAGCGGAAACAGGTGGAACGCCTCGAGGAAATCGCCGGGATGACCAGGGAAATTGCCCGGGATCTTCTTCTCAAGCAGACCGAGGAAGATGCCCAGCACATCCTTGGGCTCAGGCTCAAGGAGCTTGAGGAGAAGGCAAAACGGGAGGCCGAAAGAAAGGCCCGGGAAATCATCGTCACCGCCGTGCAGCGTTGCGCCGTGGAACACACTTCCGAGGCGGCGGTGAGCGTCGTCCATCTTCCCTCCGACGAAATGAAGGGAAGAATCATAGGCAGGGAAGGACGGAACATCCGGACCTTCGAGACCCTCGCGGGCGTTGACCTCATCGTGGACGACACACCGGAGGCGGTTACCCTCAGCAGTTTCGATCCCGTCCGCAGGGAAATCGCGAGACTCTCCCTCGAGCGTCTCGTGACCGACGGCAGGATTCACCCTGCCCGCATCGAGGAACTCATCGAAAAGGCAACCAAGGACGTGGAAGAACAGGTTGTGGAAGCAGGCGAGAGCGCCCTGCTCGAAACGGGAATCAAGAACATGCATTCCGAGCTCATCCATACTCTCGGACAGCTCAAGTTCAGGTTTAGTTACGGACAAAATGCGCTCCAGCACAGCCTCGAGGTCGCCTACATTTCTGGCATGATCGCCGCTGAGCTGGGGATTGACGAGGAAATCGCCCGCCGCGCCGGACTGCTGCACGATCTCGGCAAGGCGGTGGATCATCAGATTGAGGGGCCCCATGCCCTCATAGGGGCGGACCTCGCCAGACGGTACAACGAAACGCCCGAAATAGTGAACGCAATCGCCTCCCACCACGAAGACCAGGAGGCGAAGAGCATCTACGACGTCATTGTGGCGGCCGCGGACGCGGTCAGCGCGTCCCGCCCCGGGGCCCGCAGGGAAAGCCTCGATGCCTACGTCAAGCGCCTTGAAAAGCTCGAAGAGCTGGCCAAGAGCTTCAACGGCGTCAGCAAGGCCTATGCGATCCAGGCGGGCAGGGAGATCCGGGTAGTGGTATCCCCGAATATCTCCGACGACGGCGTGGTACACAAGATAGCCTTCGACATCGCCCGGAAGATCGAGGAGGAAATGAAGTATCCCGGCCAGATCAAGGTCACCGTCACACGGGAGACCCGGGCCACGGATTACGCGAAATAG
- a CDS encoding regulatory protein RecX: MWKRRDGNLPEGKKTGGADLEGYLLNLLSRGVLPTAKVREKLAAGGASPEEIDDLVLRFSEAGYLDDAAYAVLFADSHQDWGPLRLRDELRRRGVDSSYIRDALSDIDEEARANALAEELASRGLEPEKIVGRLLRRGFSFSVCRKVTERACEGEG; the protein is encoded by the coding sequence TTGTGGAAACGGCGTGACGGAAACCTGCCGGAAGGAAAAAAAACGGGAGGTGCAGATCTCGAAGGGTATCTTCTGAACCTCCTCTCCAGGGGAGTTCTGCCGACGGCGAAGGTAAGAGAAAAGCTCGCCGCTGGGGGAGCGTCTCCGGAAGAAATCGACGACCTCGTGCTTCGCTTCAGTGAGGCAGGCTATCTGGACGATGCCGCTTACGCCGTCCTGTTCGCCGATTCCCACCAGGACTGGGGGCCTCTCCGCCTGAGGGACGAACTGAGGAGGAGAGGGGTAGACTCTTCCTACATCCGCGATGCTCTTTCGGACATCGACGAGGAGGCAAGAGCGAACGCCCTCGCGGAGGAGCTGGCTTCAAGAGGACTGGAGCCGGAAAAGATCGTCGGGCGCCTTCTTCGGCGCGGTTTTTCCTTCTCCGTCTGCAGAAAGGTTACCGAAAGGGCTTGTGAGGGTGAAGGCTGA
- the recG gene encoding ATP-dependent DNA helicase RecG — MNAPVRSLSDPVRFVKGVGPAREAMLARLGIRSAGDLLFLFPARYEDRRNLAPLSSLRGGETVSVAARVAAFERRKTARKGLSVVTALISDGRTMAKAVWFNRVGLEKILLPGVRVLFYGRVDVRGGSVQLTNPDFEILDEDGDEEKSLAIVPVYPTTAGLSQKALRRMTRSALDDFLPSLEEYLPDDLRSRLGMPGVTESVRQLHYPESREKWKAARNRLAFDEFFLLQTGLAVRRSLAGDTSSPAPSLPPGRLVAECLGSRLPFTLTDGQKKAVEDIFADMARTVPMNRLLQGDVGSGKTVVALLALLAALDGGYQGAFLAPTEILARQHYLRLAPMIEALGGRCALLTGSLPSREKAEIQEGLESGEISVAIGTHALLSEKTAFARMGIAIVDEQHRFGVLQKHTFRSKGGSPHVLVMTATPIPRTLTLTVYGDLAVSVISELPPGRKPVETRAIPPKKIPGLLSFLEERMKAGERVYWICPLIEESETLDLTAAEARFAELRERFPSLGTALLHGRLPNGEKEKVMDDFQRGDISLLVSTTVVEVGVDVPEATIMVVEDAVRFGLSQLHQLRGRVGRGTGESWCFLICAPSAPEARERIEAFCATSDGFAVAEADLRLRGPGEVCGVRQSGVTDFHVADLIKDRDILETARKEAFRLVENDPGLHSCPKLKDRLYTVLGRSLNLVETA; from the coding sequence GTGAATGCTCCCGTCCGCAGTCTCTCCGACCCCGTCCGGTTCGTGAAGGGAGTGGGTCCCGCCCGGGAAGCGATGCTTGCCCGGCTCGGAATCCGCTCCGCCGGGGATCTCCTCTTCCTCTTTCCGGCACGGTACGAGGACAGGCGGAACCTCGCCCCCCTTTCATCGCTCCGGGGCGGCGAGACCGTGTCGGTGGCAGCCCGGGTGGCGGCCTTCGAGCGGCGGAAAACTGCCAGGAAAGGGCTTTCCGTTGTCACGGCCCTCATCTCCGACGGCCGGACCATGGCCAAAGCCGTGTGGTTCAACCGGGTGGGCCTTGAAAAAATCCTCCTTCCGGGAGTCCGGGTTCTCTTCTACGGCCGGGTCGACGTAAGGGGAGGATCGGTTCAGCTCACGAATCCCGACTTCGAGATCCTGGACGAGGACGGAGACGAAGAAAAATCCCTCGCCATCGTTCCGGTCTACCCGACCACGGCGGGACTTTCCCAGAAGGCCCTTCGGAGAATGACCCGCTCGGCCCTGGACGATTTCCTGCCCTCCCTCGAGGAATACCTTCCCGACGACCTTCGTTCCCGGCTCGGCATGCCCGGCGTGACCGAATCGGTCCGGCAGCTCCACTATCCCGAATCCCGGGAGAAGTGGAAGGCCGCCCGGAACCGCCTAGCCTTCGATGAATTCTTCCTGCTCCAGACGGGACTCGCCGTGCGCCGCAGCCTTGCCGGTGACACGTCCTCCCCGGCGCCCTCCCTTCCTCCCGGGAGACTTGTGGCGGAATGTCTCGGAAGCAGGCTCCCTTTTACCCTCACGGACGGGCAGAAAAAAGCGGTGGAGGACATCTTTGCCGACATGGCCCGGACGGTCCCCATGAACCGCCTGCTCCAGGGTGATGTGGGTTCGGGCAAGACGGTGGTGGCCCTTCTGGCCCTTCTGGCGGCCCTTGACGGAGGATACCAGGGCGCGTTTCTCGCCCCCACGGAAATACTCGCCCGGCAGCACTACCTCCGCCTCGCTCCCATGATCGAAGCCCTCGGCGGAAGGTGTGCCCTTCTCACAGGCTCCCTCCCGTCCAGGGAGAAAGCCGAAATCCAGGAAGGCCTCGAATCGGGGGAAATTTCCGTGGCCATCGGAACCCATGCTCTGCTCTCCGAAAAAACGGCCTTCGCAAGGATGGGCATCGCCATCGTGGACGAACAGCACAGGTTCGGCGTCCTCCAGAAACACACCTTCCGCTCCAAGGGCGGGAGCCCCCACGTCCTCGTCATGACGGCCACCCCGATTCCACGGACCCTCACCCTCACGGTCTACGGCGACCTTGCCGTCTCCGTCATCAGCGAGCTGCCCCCGGGAAGAAAACCTGTGGAGACCAGGGCGATCCCGCCGAAGAAGATTCCGGGCCTCCTCTCCTTTCTCGAGGAACGGATGAAAGCCGGAGAACGAGTCTACTGGATATGCCCCCTCATCGAGGAAAGCGAAACCCTCGACCTGACGGCGGCGGAGGCGAGATTCGCCGAGCTCCGGGAGCGGTTTCCCTCCCTGGGCACAGCTCTTCTCCACGGCCGCCTTCCAAACGGTGAGAAGGAAAAGGTCATGGACGACTTCCAGCGGGGGGACATTTCCCTTCTCGTATCAACCACCGTCGTGGAGGTGGGGGTTGACGTGCCGGAGGCCACCATCATGGTGGTGGAGGATGCCGTCCGGTTCGGCCTGTCTCAGCTCCACCAGCTTCGAGGAAGGGTGGGGCGGGGGACCGGCGAATCATGGTGCTTCCTCATATGCGCGCCCTCCGCACCGGAGGCGAGAGAACGGATCGAAGCGTTCTGCGCCACTTCCGACGGGTTTGCCGTCGCCGAGGCTGACCTTAGGCTCCGGGGGCCCGGCGAGGTGTGCGGTGTCCGCCAGTCGGGCGTCACGGACTTCCACGTGGCGGACCTGATCAAGGACAGGGACATTCTTGAAACCGCAAGAAAAGAGGCCTTCCGACTGGTGGAGAATGACCCCGGACTCCACTCGTGCCCGAAACTGAAGGACCGCCTGTATACCGTGCTGGGGAGGTCGCTGAACCTTGTGGAAACGGCGTGA
- a CDS encoding DivIVA domain-containing protein produces MPDLLTARDIENKYFSRAMRGYAVSEVDEFLDRVAEDIQEYSLRCAELERRIDRLEEQIKEYENLKETLQGTLLMAQKSAEAKEEAASRQAETLLNEARLKAEQIVLDASAAKDRERRELQRLRQMKQEFKAEFRALLSRFASLSDGEEESFAEEEESSR; encoded by the coding sequence GTGCCTGATCTTTTGACCGCCCGGGACATCGAAAACAAGTATTTTTCCAGGGCAATGCGGGGTTATGCGGTCAGCGAGGTGGACGAATTTCTCGACCGGGTGGCGGAGGATATCCAGGAATACTCCCTTCGGTGCGCGGAGCTCGAACGCCGCATCGACCGGCTGGAGGAACAGATCAAGGAGTACGAAAACCTCAAGGAGACCCTCCAGGGCACCCTTCTCATGGCCCAGAAAAGCGCCGAGGCCAAAGAGGAGGCGGCGAGCAGGCAGGCGGAGACCCTGCTCAACGAGGCGCGGCTGAAGGCCGAGCAGATCGTTCTTGACGCCTCGGCGGCGAAGGACAGGGAACGGCGGGAGCTCCAGCGCCTCCGGCAGATGAAGCAGGAGTTCAAGGCGGAGTTCAGGGCCCTTCTCTCACGATTCGCCTCCCTTTCCGACGGCGAGGAAGAATCCTTTGCCGAGGAGGAAGAGTCCTCCCGGTGA
- the sepF gene encoding cell division protein SepF: MLERLMALLGLVDPGGDYEDDWNDDPRPDLEEREERVIRPAAGEADLIILRGSSGPDKKEELAEALRKGKMLLVDLRGMERESGQSLLDFLCGVAFANRGTVLRVAGGIFLAAPRKTMIEEWEDENGA, translated from the coding sequence ATGCTTGAACGGCTGATGGCGCTCCTGGGACTGGTGGACCCGGGTGGAGATTATGAAGACGACTGGAACGACGATCCGCGCCCGGACCTGGAGGAACGGGAGGAGCGGGTGATTCGCCCCGCTGCGGGAGAGGCTGACCTTATCATCCTCCGGGGCTCTTCCGGCCCCGACAAAAAAGAAGAGCTCGCGGAGGCCCTCAGAAAGGGTAAAATGCTTCTCGTGGACCTGCGGGGGATGGAGCGGGAATCCGGCCAGAGCCTGCTTGACTTTCTCTGCGGGGTCGCCTTCGCCAACAGGGGTACGGTGCTCAGGGTTGCGGGAGGCATTTTTCTGGCCGCACCGAGAAAAACCATGATAGAGGAATGGGAGGACGAAAACGGTGCCTGA
- a CDS encoding YggS family pyridoxal phosphate-dependent enzyme: MVTSIRENLEIVREGIRKAAALCGRREEEILLVAVTKTRPVEDVVEAVRCGVTSVGENRVQELLEKRALWPGGKEPEWRLIGHLQRNKARKALSAASTVDSVDSPELAAVLSRIAAEEGRTLPVLLEVNTSGEASKHGVAPEKAEALLHGILETCPALRPEGFMTIGPLTGGEKEVRKAFALLRTICESARESTGLALPELSMGMSGDFYWAVQEGSTMVRIGSSIFGARR; encoded by the coding sequence ATGGTGACGTCTATTCGGGAGAACCTTGAGATTGTCCGGGAGGGGATTCGAAAAGCCGCTGCCCTGTGCGGCCGGCGGGAGGAGGAGATTCTTCTCGTCGCCGTGACGAAGACCCGTCCGGTGGAGGATGTAGTCGAAGCGGTGCGCTGCGGCGTGACGTCCGTCGGCGAGAACAGGGTTCAGGAACTCCTGGAGAAGCGGGCCCTCTGGCCCGGGGGGAAAGAACCGGAGTGGCGGCTCATCGGCCACCTCCAGCGGAACAAGGCCCGGAAAGCTCTTTCGGCTGCCTCAACTGTGGACTCGGTGGACTCGCCGGAGCTTGCCGCCGTCCTTTCAAGGATTGCCGCAGAGGAGGGCAGAACCCTTCCCGTGCTTCTCGAGGTGAACACGTCCGGTGAAGCCTCCAAGCACGGGGTTGCGCCTGAGAAGGCGGAAGCCCTGCTTCACGGCATTCTCGAGACCTGCCCCGCCCTTCGCCCGGAAGGCTTCATGACCATTGGACCCCTCACGGGGGGAGAGAAGGAAGTACGGAAGGCCTTCGCCCTTCTGCGGACCATCTGCGAGTCGGCCCGTGAAAGTACGGGGCTGGCTCTGCCGGAACTTTCCATGGGGATGAGCGGCGATTTTTACTGGGCGGTACAGGAAGGAAGCACCATGGTGCGTATCGGTTCGTCCATTTTCGGTGCGCGCCGGTGA
- a CDS encoding NAD(P)-dependent oxidoreductase — MKVVFWGKEFFRLKESLDRAFAGHDILIADTADGAEALAEAEMLVVRPVTVDEALLSRAPALKLVQQWGAGAEGIDLEACSRRGVYACNVPSVGTGNAEGVAEVAFLHMLILAKRFFRAREKLLQGKVYTPPGIALWGKKACVIGLGNVGRSITVRMKAFGMKVTGVNRTLPADSARWGIDAFVPLTDAENAVKGAKFVVAALALTPETENIVDEPLFRAMDRDAFFINVARGGIVSRRALERALEEEWIAGAGLDVLWEEPHRTDDPFLSHPKVVVTPHIGGVNDASQEGVLRFIAGNASRIAEGRQPLSCLNESGMGREKS, encoded by the coding sequence ATGAAGGTTGTGTTTTGGGGAAAAGAATTCTTCCGTCTGAAGGAATCCCTCGACAGAGCCTTCGCCGGCCATGACATCCTCATCGCCGACACGGCGGATGGTGCGGAGGCCCTGGCGGAGGCGGAAATGCTTGTCGTAAGGCCTGTGACGGTGGACGAGGCCCTGCTCTCCCGGGCCCCGGCGCTGAAGCTTGTTCAGCAGTGGGGCGCGGGGGCCGAGGGGATCGACCTTGAAGCCTGTTCCCGCAGGGGAGTTTACGCCTGCAACGTTCCCTCCGTCGGAACGGGAAACGCCGAAGGGGTCGCCGAGGTGGCCTTTCTCCACATGCTGATCCTGGCCAAACGATTTTTCCGCGCCAGGGAGAAGCTTCTGCAGGGAAAGGTCTACACGCCTCCGGGCATCGCCCTGTGGGGGAAGAAGGCCTGCGTCATCGGTCTCGGCAACGTGGGGCGCTCCATCACGGTGAGGATGAAGGCCTTCGGCATGAAGGTGACCGGGGTCAACCGGACCCTTCCGGCGGACAGCGCCCGCTGGGGGATCGACGCCTTCGTTCCCCTGACCGATGCCGAAAATGCGGTGAAGGGGGCAAAATTCGTCGTGGCGGCCCTTGCCCTCACCCCCGAGACCGAGAACATCGTCGACGAGCCCCTTTTCCGGGCCATGGACAGGGACGCCTTCTTCATCAACGTGGCAAGGGGAGGCATCGTGAGCCGACGGGCCCTGGAGCGGGCCCTGGAGGAAGAATGGATCGCCGGTGCGGGGCTTGATGTCCTCTGGGAGGAACCCCACCGGACGGACGATCCCTTCCTCTCTCACCCGAAGGTGGTGGTGACCCCCCACATCGGGGGCGTGAACGACGCCTCCCAGGAGGGGGTCCTCCGGTTCATCGCGGGGAATGCGTCCCGTATCGCCGAGGGCAGGCAGCCCCTGTCATGTCTCAACGAAAGCGGGATGGGGCGGGAGAAGTCTTGA
- the folE2 gene encoding GTP cyclohydrolase FolE2: MRDVQSERDSRRIPIDRVGVSGVSYPIVVMDQKENIQHTVASVSMSVSLPHEYRGTHMSRFIEVLHEFQGKVTLSHMEQIAEDLRTVLSAECAEIVFSFPYFISRNAPVSELSSFTRYDVSFTAVKGEDFFDLVTSVTVPVQTLCPCSREISEAGAHNQRAFVTISVRMNGLVWIEELVAIAEKNASAPVYTLLKREDEKFVTEQAYNTPRFVEDVLRDVAVDLEAEDRITWYSIRVVSNESIHNHDAFASLERDKEGKGKNREEKK; encoded by the coding sequence ATGCGTGACGTACAGAGCGAACGGGACTCCCGGCGCATTCCCATCGACAGGGTGGGGGTCAGCGGCGTGTCCTACCCCATCGTTGTCATGGACCAGAAAGAGAATATACAGCACACGGTGGCTTCCGTGTCTATGTCCGTCTCCCTGCCCCACGAATACCGGGGTACCCACATGAGCCGGTTCATCGAGGTGCTCCACGAATTCCAGGGGAAGGTCACCCTGTCCCACATGGAACAGATCGCCGAAGACCTCCGGACGGTCTTATCCGCCGAATGCGCGGAGATCGTCTTCTCTTTCCCCTATTTCATTTCGAGAAATGCCCCCGTTTCCGAACTGAGCAGCTTCACCAGGTACGACGTCTCCTTCACCGCCGTCAAAGGAGAGGACTTCTTCGACCTGGTGACCTCCGTCACCGTGCCGGTCCAGACTCTCTGCCCGTGCTCCCGGGAAATCTCCGAGGCCGGGGCGCATAACCAGAGGGCTTTTGTGACCATCTCCGTTCGTATGAACGGGCTCGTGTGGATCGAGGAACTGGTCGCCATCGCCGAGAAAAATGCCTCCGCCCCGGTGTATACTCTGCTGAAACGGGAGGATGAGAAGTTCGTCACCGAACAGGCCTACAACACCCCCCGGTTCGTGGAGGACGTTCTGCGGGACGTGGCGGTGGATCTTGAGGCCGAGGACAGGATTACCTGGTACAGCATCCGTGTCGTCAGCAACGAAAGCATACACAATCACGACGCCTTCGCGTCCTTGGAAAGGGACAAAGAAGGGAAGGGAAAGAACCGGGAGGAAAAGAAATGA